The Pogona vitticeps strain Pit_001003342236 chromosome 3, PviZW2.1, whole genome shotgun sequence genome includes a window with the following:
- the LOC144587937 gene encoding uncharacterized protein LOC144587937 yields the protein MTIMRSLISGSLAEVYAEMPEELMKDFAEYKKLVFARHGINAEQLRQRFRSLTKKPEQTFTQVGAQLVRLLEKWLSQEGTETYEQLKDLIALEQFYSVLHGELKFQVRERKPKSVAAAAEIADFISQIRKPLGEGKSVGKPKEAYSKYSQGPGKNQQGGGAHGEGKPSDMKPRPQILEGKLKQDERESKYTRKCYFCQGKGHLISECEKLRQLKGMVPQDSSGTKPKAVFCVQREQGSLSLREPVAMTTQSGTATSADQAEENGPLIEVKRCLLIKTDSQLFETAGVDVGILDRQYRGLRDTCSQVTLCHPDIIPREFIIPNESIKVAGIEGQVISLPVAEVPVNFQGWRGVWRLAISSTLPATVLVGNDLAEHVKRVLVITRSQATTGTVQGGNDEPETEAEGSSEAVVETLTTDSRFGQEQKADATLQKCFEQVTDAQLTPETPVRFLEKKGILYRETLRNISKGGDGIRSQLVVPEKYRPMILQRGHSDMFAAHLGVNKTQQRITQNFYWPDIGKQIREFCKQCDVCQRQGNNRDRTKAKLCPLPVIDTPFKCIGVDIVGPLPKATKRGNRFILTIVDHATRYPEAIPLSNIETNTVADALVGYMSRMGFASEIITDLGASFTSKLMKRLWQICGIKHKETTAYHPESNGLTEKFNGTLMRMIRAYLAENPNNWDQKLQSLLFAYRSVPQASTGFSPFELLFGRRVKGPLDLIKQNWEQITQDDPQDVVTYIDTLMNDLRRNLELAAENLQAQKVRQKTWYDRKARERHFDPGEEVLWLKPCRENKLQLKWAGPYRVISKMSDLNYLIEQEENQARRVVHVNALKPYYRGEQRVLFAIKAAESEEAELPFWEGRGEVKYNPEEVKISPALTQDQQHELKMLLSKYQQVFSNKPGIVKGVMHRIHTGDAPPQAVSPYRVTGPYRDKVRKELDEMLRENIIVPSSSPWSSPIVLVDKPDGSIRFCVDYRKLNRVTTPDAYPMPRLDNLIETIGGCRFISSLDLVKGYWQLRIDPRDQEKTAFCSPFGLYEFRVLSFGLRNAPATFQRLMDQTLAGLSDFTVAYIDDIGIFSNTWEDHLIHLELVLQRLSAAGLTVKASKCQLGSPEIKYLGHMVGGGMIKPLEAKIEAVRDWPRPNTKKKVKSFLGLVGYYRKFIPRFSEIAAPLTDLTRKKADDRIPWTSDCEAAFQRLKEALINYPVLRAPDFDREFIIYTDASNSGVGAVLCQEDENGDQHPVSYLSRKLQKGL from the exons atgaccatcatgcggtctttaatcagtggtagcctggctgaggtttatgccgagatgcctgaggaactgatgaaagattttgcagagtataaaaaactggtgtttgccagacatgggataaatgcagagcagctgagacaaagattcaggtccctaaccaagaagccagagcagacttttacccaagtgggggcccaattggtgaggctgcttgagaaatggctatcgcaggagggaacagagacctatgagcagcttaaagatttgatagcactggaacagttctattcagtcctgcatggggaattgaaattccaggtgagggaaaggaaaccgaaatctgtggcagcagccgctgagatcgcggattttatttcccaaataagaaagcccttgggtgaggggaaatctgtaggtaaacccaaagaagcctacagcaagtactctcagggaccagggaaaaaccagcaagggggaggggcccatggtgaagggaagccctcagacatgaaaccaagacctcagattttggagggaaaactaaaacaagatgagagagaatcaaaatacaccagaaaatgttatttctgtcagggaaagggccatctaatctcagagtgtgagaaattaaggcagctaaaaggaatggtgcctcaggattctagtggaaccaagccaaaagctgtgttctgtgtccagagagagcaaggctcattgtcactgagggagcctgttgccatgactactcagtctggaacagctacctctgctgatcaggctgaggaaaatggtcctcttatagaggtaaagcgctgcttgctgataaaaacagattctcagttgtttgagacagcaggggtggacgtaggaatacttgaccgtcagtatagggggctgcgggacacttgttcccaggtaaccctgtgccatccagatattattcctcgggagtttataatcccaaatgagagcataaaggtggcagggattgaggggcaggtaatctctctgccagtagcagaggtacctgtcaactttcaaggctggaggggagtttggcggctagcgatttcatcgactctgccagcaaccgtgctcgtgggaaatgacctggctgaacatgtgaaacgggtgctagtgattacacgctcacaagccaccacagggacagttcaggggggtaatgatgagccagagacggaagcagaggggagttcagaagctgtggtggaaaccttaaccacagacagcagatttggacaggagcaaaaggcagacgccactctccaaaagtgttttgaacaggtgactgacgcccagctaacacctgaaaccccagtgagatttctggagaaaaaggggattttatatagagagaccctgaggaatatctcaaaagggggagatgggatcagaagtcagctggtggtacctgaaaagtatcgccccatgatcttacaaaggggtcactctgacatgtttgctgcacacttgggagtgaacaaaacacagcagagaatcacacagaatttctactggcctgacatagggaagcagatcagggagttctgtaaacaatgtgatgtgtgtcaaaggcaggggaataaccgagacaggaccaaagcaaagttgtgccctttgcctgtgattgacactccgttcaaatgcataggggtggatattgtgggacctttgcccaaggccacaaagagggggaacaggttcattctaacaattgtggaccatgccacaaggtatcctgaagccatacccttgtctaacattgaaactaacaccgtggccgatgctttggtggggtatatgtccaggatgggatttgcctcagagataatcacagatttgggcgcatcgttcacatcaaagctcatgaaacgcttatggcaaatctgtggaattaagcacaaggaaaccactgcctatcatccggaaagtaatgggttaactgagaagttcaatgggactctcatgcgcatgataagggcttacttggcagagaatccaaacaattgggaccagaagctgcaatcccttttgtttgcttatcgatcagtgccacaagccagtaccgggttcagtccatttgaacttttatttggaagaagggtgaaagggccccttgatttgatcaaacaaaattgggagcagatcacccaggatgacccacaagacgttgtgacttacatagacaccttgatgaatgacctaaggagaaatctagagctggcagcagaaaacctgcaagctcagaaggtcagacagaaaacatggtatgaccgcaaagctagagagaggcactttgacccaggggaggaagtgctttggcttaagccctgcagagagaataaactgcagctcaaatgggcaggaccatatagggtcatttccaagatgtcagacctgaactacctaatagagcaggaggagaaccaagcaaggagggtggttcatgtgaatgcactaaaaccctactacagaggggaacagagggttttattcgcgataaaagcagctgagagtgaggaagctgaattacccttctgggagggtagaggggaagtaaaatacaacccagaggaggtaaagatcagtcctgcactcacccaagaccagcagcacgaactaaaaatgctgcttagtaaatatcaacaggtgttttccaacaagccggggatagtgaagggagtgatgcatcggatccacacaggggatgcacccccgcaggcagtatccccataccgagtaacgggaccctatagggacaaggtgcggaaggagctggacgagatgctgagggagaacataatcgtcccctcttctagtccttggtcctctccgatagtccttgtggacaagcctgatgggagcattaggttttgtgtcgattacaggaaattaaaccgtgtaaccactcctgatgcctacccaatgcccaggctagacaacctgattgaaaccatagggggttgtcggttcatctcatcattggacctggtaaagggatattggcaattaagaattgatcccagggatcaagaaaagactgccttttgcagcccttttggtctctatgagtttcgagtcctgagctttggtctcagaaatgcaccagccacattccaaaggctgatggaccagaccttggcagggctcagtgactttacagtggcctacattgacgacatagggatcttcagtaatacctgggaagatcacctgatacacctggagttagtgctgcagaggttaagtgcagcagggctaacagtaaaggccagcaagtgtcagctgggtagcccagaaataaaatacttgggtcacatggtagggggaggaatgataaaacccctggaggccaaaatagaagcagttcgtgattggcctagacccaacaccaagaaaaaagtcaaatcatttcttgggttggtgggctactacagaaagttcatcccgaggtttagcgagattgcggctccgctgaccgatctgacgaggaagaaggctgatgaccgcatcccgtggaccagcgactgtgaggcggcgttccagaggttgaaggaggcgttaatcaactatcctgtcctgcgtgctccagacttcgaccgggagttcatcatctacaccgatgcgtctaacagcggggtaggagcagttctgtgccaggaggatgagaatggtgaccagcatccagtgtcctacctgagtaggaaacttcaaaaag gactatga